The following are encoded together in the Flavobacterium sp. TR2 genome:
- a CDS encoding DUF1328 family protein, with product MLRWTVIFIILAIIAGIFGFGGIAAGAASIAKILFFIFLVLFIISLITGRRKV from the coding sequence ATGTTACGTTGGACAGTTATATTTATCATTTTGGCCATCATAGCCGGAATTTTTGGTTTTGGCGGTATCGCTGCCGGAGCCGCTAGCATTGCAAAAATTTTATTCTTCATCTTTCTAGTCCTGTTTATTATCTCTTTAATTACAGGAAGACGAAAAGTTTAG
- a CDS encoding glycosyltransferase, whose product MKTISNKSKIVFLSTFPPTQCGIATYTQDTIKGITDVYGKSIKCEICELVDKPKDQPTQAFTLNTKNREEYAKVAEEINQDETVKLVHIQHEFGLFSGNYGDHLLDFLNVIKAPVTFTFHSVIPNPNDELRTFVRLLLSYSNSVFVMTNKSKEILINDYDINEEIITCVPHGTHIVIYETPQQAKEKLNIEDRLVLSTFGLLGEGKNIETGLQALPKIIEKAPNALYLIIGKTHPNLIKDGVDAYRDKLEGLVKELNLQDNVRFINTYLDTDELLEYLKATDIYMFTSKDPNQAVSGTFAYAMSCACPIVASKIPHTKEVLTADSGILCDIGDSDQFAAAAIKLIEDENLRHEMGINSFTKMRASSWENVGITQMNTYKNLIKNPSEIKYSYPPIQLKHIKKLTTELGIIQFSKISIPDLDSGYTLDDNARALIAFCMHYKLTQDKDDLAYILIYLDFIQRCQKPKGDFINYVDQENREHIEQNAEVNLEDSNARAIWALGTVVSMSDILPEAITKKATRCLLNTLKWAENIQSPRSIGFATKGLYLYHSTIPNLYVAAIINKLNAKLLANYEDTATEDWQWFENYLTYGNSILPESMLYAYLITNKPVYKKVALDSLDFLISKTFINGTFKAISNQSWHHKGSEPSHYGEQPIDVTYTIQTLNAFYNAFKTPEYKKKMKAAFNWFLGKNHLNQIMYNPVSGGGYDGLEKHNVNLNQGAESTVCYLTARLLMEKLAMSQSRVIPLMKSRSGIAINL is encoded by the coding sequence ATGAAAACAATATCAAATAAATCAAAAATCGTTTTTTTATCCACTTTTCCGCCTACGCAATGCGGCATAGCAACCTATACTCAAGATACCATCAAAGGAATCACAGATGTTTACGGTAAATCTATCAAATGCGAAATATGTGAACTTGTTGATAAACCCAAAGACCAACCAACACAGGCATTTACCTTAAATACCAAAAACCGAGAAGAGTACGCTAAAGTAGCCGAGGAAATTAATCAGGATGAAACTGTGAAATTAGTTCATATCCAACATGAATTTGGTTTGTTTTCAGGAAATTACGGCGATCATCTTTTAGATTTTCTAAATGTCATTAAAGCGCCTGTTACTTTTACTTTTCACAGTGTAATTCCGAATCCGAATGACGAATTGAGAACATTTGTTCGATTACTTTTGAGCTACAGCAATTCGGTTTTTGTCATGACTAATAAATCGAAAGAAATTCTAATTAACGACTACGACATCAATGAAGAAATAATTACTTGCGTACCTCATGGAACTCATATTGTGATATACGAAACTCCGCAACAGGCCAAAGAAAAATTAAACATTGAAGATCGATTGGTGCTTTCTACTTTCGGCCTTTTGGGAGAAGGAAAAAATATAGAAACGGGCTTGCAGGCTTTACCAAAAATAATCGAAAAAGCGCCCAATGCTTTGTATCTGATTATCGGAAAAACACACCCGAATTTAATTAAAGACGGAGTTGATGCCTATCGCGATAAATTGGAAGGTTTGGTTAAAGAATTAAATCTTCAAGACAATGTTCGCTTCATCAATACATATTTGGATACCGATGAACTTCTAGAATATCTGAAAGCAACAGACATCTATATGTTTACATCCAAAGACCCGAATCAGGCTGTGAGTGGCACTTTCGCGTATGCGATGAGCTGTGCTTGCCCAATAGTGGCATCTAAAATTCCGCATACCAAAGAAGTTTTAACAGCAGATTCTGGAATTCTGTGCGATATTGGAGATTCGGATCAATTTGCAGCAGCGGCCATCAAACTGATCGAGGATGAAAATTTAAGACACGAAATGGGAATCAATTCATTTACAAAAATGAGAGCTTCATCTTGGGAAAATGTCGGCATTACTCAAATGAATACGTATAAAAACCTAATTAAAAATCCGTCAGAAATTAAATACAGCTACCCTCCTATCCAGTTAAAACATATCAAAAAACTGACTACCGAATTAGGAATTATCCAGTTCAGTAAAATTTCTATACCAGATTTAGATTCAGGATACACTCTAGACGATAATGCGAGAGCTTTAATTGCGTTCTGTATGCATTACAAACTGACTCAGGACAAAGATGATCTGGCGTATATTTTAATCTATTTAGATTTTATCCAGCGCTGCCAAAAACCAAAAGGAGATTTTATCAATTACGTCGATCAGGAAAATCGCGAACATATTGAGCAAAATGCCGAAGTAAATCTTGAAGATTCAAATGCTAGAGCCATTTGGGCATTGGGAACTGTTGTTTCTATGTCTGATATTCTTCCAGAAGCAATTACCAAAAAAGCGACAAGATGCTTATTGAACACCTTAAAATGGGCAGAAAATATTCAGTCGCCCCGTTCAATTGGTTTTGCTACAAAAGGCTTGTACTTGTATCATTCGACAATTCCGAATCTATACGTTGCGGCAATCATCAATAAGCTCAATGCAAAACTACTGGCAAATTACGAAGATACTGCAACTGAAGACTGGCAATGGTTTGAAAATTATCTGACTTACGGAAACAGCATTTTGCCAGAATCAATGCTCTATGCTTATTTAATTACCAACAAACCTGTCTACAAAAAAGTAGCGCTAGACTCATTGGATTTCTTGATTTCTAAAACATTTATAAATGGAACATTCAAAGCCATTTCGAACCAAAGCTGGCATCACAAAGGTTCTGAACCAAGCCACTATGGCGAACAGCCAATAGATGTTACCTACACGATTCAGACTTTAAATGCTTTTTATAATGCTTTTAAAACTCCAGAATACAAAAAGAAAATGAAGGCTGCTTTTAACTGGTTTTTAGGCAAAAATCATTTAAATCAGATTATGTACAACCCGGTAAGCGGCGGCGGTTATGACGGACTAGAAAAACATAATGTAAACCTAAATCAAGGCGCAGAATCGACTGTCTGTTATCTTACTGCAAGACTATTAATGGAGAAATTGGCTATGTCACAATCACGCGTAATTCCTTTAATGAAATCACGAAGCGGCATTGCCATAAATTTATAA
- a CDS encoding DoxX family protein — MKTTKIIFWTTTILIFLFEGVMPALTSQTELAKEGIRHLGYPEYFGNALVVFKILGVLALIIPQVPGRIKEWAYAGFAFDFIFASISHFAIDGIGFQGFFPLIVLAILIISYVTYHKIQRYKNIAL, encoded by the coding sequence ATGAAAACAACCAAAATCATTTTCTGGACTACTACTATTTTAATCTTTTTATTTGAAGGCGTTATGCCGGCATTAACTTCTCAAACAGAATTAGCCAAAGAAGGAATCAGACATTTAGGCTATCCAGAATATTTCGGGAATGCATTAGTCGTGTTTAAAATCCTTGGAGTTTTAGCTTTGATCATTCCGCAAGTGCCGGGAAGAATCAAAGAATGGGCTTACGCCGGATTTGCCTTCGACTTTATTTTTGCTTCCATAAGCCACTTTGCAATTGACGGAATCGGCTTTCAAGGCTTCTTTCCTTTAATCGTTTTAGCGATATTAATTATTTCGTATGTAACATATCATAAAATACAGCGTTATAAAAACATAGCGCTCTAA
- a CDS encoding pesticidal protein Cry7Aa has protein sequence MKEAKKHGVILEKTDRTFEELGVLNPAIYQDGNTVHMFYRAAKKGNFSTIGYCRFEGPTTLVERNTQPIFVPDYIYEIHGVEDPRITKIDDRFYMTYVTYDGINACGALAVSKDLNVFKKKGIITPKFILNEFTNLIRKHLQNPSIAKILAFNTERNYPLTETIKENLFVWDKNVVLFPKKFNGKFVALHRLFPSIQIFSFEKKSELTEDFWKDYLKNLPDHIVMEPKYDHETSHIGPGAPPIETADGWLLIYHAAERREKGLVYHAAAVLLDLENPSKIIARLPKPIITPSEYYERHGYVNYVVFPTGTAIFDDQLYIYYGAADDKIAVASLNLNELLTELKMNPHENNIK, from the coding sequence ATGAAAGAGGCTAAAAAACATGGTGTCATTTTAGAAAAAACAGATCGAACTTTTGAAGAATTAGGTGTTTTAAATCCAGCCATTTATCAAGACGGAAATACTGTCCATATGTTTTACAGAGCGGCCAAAAAAGGAAATTTTTCTACCATTGGGTACTGCCGTTTTGAAGGCCCAACCACTTTGGTTGAAAGAAATACACAGCCCATTTTTGTTCCCGATTATATTTATGAAATTCATGGTGTAGAAGATCCGAGAATTACTAAAATAGACGACCGATTTTATATGACGTATGTCACTTATGACGGAATTAACGCCTGTGGAGCTTTGGCTGTATCAAAAGATTTAAACGTTTTTAAAAAGAAAGGAATTATAACGCCAAAATTTATTCTTAATGAGTTTACAAACCTCATTAGAAAACATTTACAAAATCCGAGCATTGCAAAGATTCTGGCTTTTAATACTGAAAGAAATTACCCGCTGACAGAAACAATTAAGGAGAATCTGTTTGTTTGGGACAAAAATGTGGTTCTTTTTCCGAAGAAATTTAATGGAAAGTTTGTTGCTCTGCACCGCTTATTTCCATCCATTCAGATTTTTTCGTTTGAAAAGAAATCAGAACTTACAGAAGATTTTTGGAAAGATTATCTGAAAAATCTTCCCGACCATATTGTAATGGAACCAAAATATGATCACGAAACCAGTCATATTGGTCCAGGAGCCCCGCCAATAGAAACAGCAGATGGCTGGCTCTTAATTTATCATGCTGCTGAAAGAAGAGAGAAAGGCTTGGTTTATCATGCTGCCGCCGTTTTACTGGATTTAGAAAATCCGTCCAAAATTATTGCGAGACTGCCTAAACCCATTATTACTCCTTCTGAATATTACGAAAGACATGGTTATGTCAATTACGTGGTTTTCCCGACAGGAACTGCCATTTTTGATGACCAACTATATATTTATTATGGCGCTGCCGATGATAAGATTGCGGTGGCATCTCTGAACCTTAACGAGTTATTAACCGAACTTAAAATGAATCCTCATGAAAACAATATCAAATAA
- a CDS encoding Crp/Fnr family transcriptional regulator: MTFNKEIYLNNLKQTIESYYPLSDQSWKQIESTTHFQTLKKGEILLQNGEVAKNLHFIAKGILRAFITDEQGNYYNKNLFLENYFAGSKVSLMLQTPSNFTIEALEDSIIININYKRYMELIYQNDDLKNFYIAHLEKNWIIDKEQREVALVMQNATERYVSLLQKHPTIADRVPLMHIASHLGITPTQLSRIRKNLEKDL, encoded by the coding sequence ATGACTTTCAATAAAGAAATATACCTCAATAATCTAAAACAAACCATAGAAAGTTACTACCCGCTTTCTGATCAGTCCTGGAAACAGATTGAAAGCACTACGCATTTCCAAACGCTAAAAAAAGGAGAAATACTATTGCAGAATGGTGAAGTCGCTAAAAATCTTCATTTTATTGCAAAAGGAATTTTAAGGGCTTTTATAACAGACGAGCAGGGAAATTACTATAACAAAAATCTTTTTCTTGAGAATTATTTTGCAGGTTCTAAAGTTTCGCTGATGCTGCAAACTCCGTCCAATTTTACAATTGAGGCACTAGAGGATTCAATTATCATCAACATCAATTATAAAAGATACATGGAGCTCATCTATCAAAACGATGATCTCAAAAACTTTTATATTGCCCATTTAGAAAAAAATTGGATTATAGATAAAGAACAGAGAGAAGTGGCGCTTGTTATGCAGAATGCTACAGAAAGATACGTCAGCCTTTTGCAGAAGCATCCAACGATTGCAGACCGTGTTCCTCTGATGCATATTGCTTCACATTTGGGCATCACGCCAACGCAGTTGAGCCGAATCAGAAAAAATCTTGAAAAAGATTTGTAA
- a CDS encoding DUF1440 domain-containing protein, which produces MRSKVRTIVSSGLVAGTLDITAAILIYAVILHKTTAEKILQSIASGIFKKEAYTAGTEMTFVGLGLHFLIAFIFAWFYFKIFPYIPFFKINTLLSGISYGFFIWIVMNLAVLPIVFPVLPEKNLDLALLLSILIVICCVGIPIAFITRKYYAKWY; this is translated from the coding sequence ATGAGATCAAAAGTAAGGACCATTGTTTCGTCTGGTTTAGTTGCGGGAACATTAGATATTACTGCCGCTATTTTGATTTATGCAGTAATATTACATAAAACAACGGCCGAAAAGATTTTACAGTCCATAGCTAGCGGCATTTTTAAAAAAGAAGCTTACACGGCTGGAACAGAAATGACTTTTGTGGGTTTGGGACTTCATTTCTTAATTGCTTTTATTTTTGCTTGGTTTTATTTTAAGATTTTTCCCTACATCCCATTTTTTAAAATAAATACTTTGCTCTCAGGAATCTCTTATGGTTTCTTTATCTGGATTGTAATGAATTTGGCTGTTCTGCCCATTGTATTTCCGGTTCTGCCAGAGAAGAATTTAGATTTAGCGCTTTTGCTTTCTATTCTTATTGTGATATGCTGTGTCGGAATTCCGATAGCTTTTATAACTCGGAAATATTATGCGAAATGGTATTGA
- a CDS encoding DUF2931 family protein has translation MKAVHQIVSIIMAIMLLSCNNSNSKKMEGKENFSWAVTVTAPFNYPIEIHRGYLGNDKKMMAAFISTGLTEDGWVYDGDALSGGNEIPTLLSLTWISYAEKKFWKIETSIDKTTQDKIRQLFEEGYMRKAKNGKLSHITYKKITVGLAPGGTVVLWLSGLNKKVEIAHYQAVETDVSANEFYRNPRELTQQEFYDYYYDASISKETQAYIKRNGVPVKLWKEFRTRYNYRFNIHFYKADKESSDRETEYVNGEKEIMSVEDLNAYQTKPLPSYCRFWFSQYNAEAEFDGEEVLKAFKKLAAAHPGKKIEIEAKVAFMYKTTTFAVRCEGDEIPLEKTVVRMWKN, from the coding sequence ATGAAAGCAGTACACCAAATAGTAAGTATAATAATGGCAATAATGCTTTTATCGTGCAATAATTCAAATAGCAAAAAGATGGAAGGCAAAGAAAATTTTAGTTGGGCAGTTACAGTTACAGCACCATTTAATTATCCTATAGAGATACATAGGGGATATTTGGGCAATGACAAAAAAATGATGGCAGCATTTATAAGTACAGGTCTTACCGAAGATGGTTGGGTTTATGACGGAGATGCGTTATCGGGAGGTAATGAAATCCCGACACTTTTATCTCTTACTTGGATAAGCTATGCCGAAAAGAAATTTTGGAAGATCGAAACTTCGATAGACAAAACTACTCAGGATAAAATCAGGCAATTGTTTGAAGAAGGTTATATGCGCAAAGCAAAAAATGGTAAACTATCGCATATTACATACAAAAAAATCACAGTAGGACTGGCACCGGGAGGCACAGTTGTTTTATGGCTTTCAGGTTTGAATAAAAAGGTAGAAATAGCACATTATCAAGCAGTGGAAACTGATGTAAGCGCAAATGAGTTTTATAGAAATCCTCGCGAACTTACTCAACAGGAATTTTATGATTACTACTATGATGCTTCTATATCTAAAGAAACCCAAGCTTATATCAAAAGGAACGGAGTTCCTGTAAAGCTATGGAAAGAGTTTAGAACCAGATACAATTACCGTTTCAATATTCATTTTTACAAAGCAGATAAAGAAAGTTCGGACAGGGAGACAGAATATGTAAACGGAGAGAAAGAAATCATGAGTGTTGAGGATTTAAATGCCTATCAGACCAAACCGCTGCCATCGTATTGCAGGTTTTGGTTTAGCCAGTATAATGCAGAAGCAGAATTTGATGGAGAAGAAGTGCTAAAAGCCTTTAAAAAACTTGCCGCCGCGCATCCCGGCAAAAAGATTGAAATAGAAGCCAAAGTCGCCTTTATGTATAAAACGACAACGTTTGCAGTAAGGTGCGAAGGAGATGAAATTCCTCTGGAGAAAACGGTTGTTAGAATGTGGAAGAATTAG
- a CDS encoding DinB family protein has translation MKSAIQNTILETYSKLGDLISSFSKEEINIVPFEGSWTAGQTAQHIILASSGLTMLFAGKTEKTTRKPDENTKALDSIFLDYNTKYQSPEDIKPPAIDYEKGTLLASVKKIQNDLFEAAETYDLTLTCMDAKVPGFDHFTIYEWLHFAIVHTQRHTHQLKSIYEHIKKQ, from the coding sequence ATGAAAAGCGCTATTCAAAATACTATACTGGAAACCTACAGTAAACTTGGCGACCTGATTTCCTCTTTTTCAAAAGAAGAAATCAATATTGTTCCATTTGAAGGAAGCTGGACAGCTGGACAAACCGCCCAGCATATTATTCTAGCCAGCTCGGGCCTAACGATGCTGTTTGCAGGAAAAACAGAAAAAACAACCAGAAAACCTGATGAAAATACAAAAGCGCTAGATTCCATTTTTTTAGACTACAACACTAAATACCAATCACCCGAAGATATAAAACCTCCTGCTATTGATTATGAAAAGGGGACTCTGCTGGCCTCTGTCAAAAAAATACAAAATGATTTATTTGAAGCCGCAGAAACTTACGATTTAACGCTGACGTGCATGGATGCTAAAGTCCCTGGATTTGATCATTTTACGATTTACGAATGGCTTCATTTTGCCATTGTGCATACGCAGAGGCATACTCACCAATTAAAATCGATTTACGAACATATCAAAAAACAATAG
- a CDS encoding TolC family protein: MKNHIIKIVTFAILITTLISCKVSKDIETPKDAFPENFRNASVSSDTTSIADVEWKNFFTEKDIIKLIDSAVARNNDLQIAEKNIEIAEYRFTQSKWGNVPQVNLFVNASTSNPSDNSFTGLNLNQAIGAKHIDDYSAGASLSWEADIWGKIRNQKKGAYAGYLQSEEVKKALQTNIVANVSRGYYNLLMLDAQLDIARQNLRLNDSTTNIIKLKYDAGQVTTLAIQQSEAQKLNSAQLIPLLEQNIAIQENALSVLTGSFPNSKERSIRLSAIEVKHNTAIGVPSALVSKRPDVKSAELALKAANANVGITKADLYPALRITAQGGVNSFETSNWFNIPASLFGTVAGGLTQPLLNNKRLKTQYNIAVAEREKAVLAFRQSVLVAVSEVSDALVKVEKLQQQETFLKEKVKTLQQAIKNANLLFKNGLAEYLEVLTAQANLLQSELELADLKRQQLTANTDLYRALGGGWK; this comes from the coding sequence ATGAAAAATCATATAATCAAAATCGTGACCTTCGCCATTCTGATCACGACTTTAATATCCTGTAAAGTTTCTAAGGATATTGAAACTCCAAAAGATGCATTTCCTGAGAATTTCAGGAATGCATCGGTTTCGAGTGATACAACAAGTATTGCTGATGTGGAGTGGAAAAACTTCTTTACAGAAAAAGATATTATCAAACTGATTGACAGCGCCGTTGCGAGAAACAATGACCTTCAGATTGCCGAAAAGAACATCGAAATTGCTGAGTACCGCTTTACACAGTCAAAATGGGGAAATGTGCCTCAAGTTAATTTATTTGTAAACGCCAGCACAAGCAATCCGTCAGACAATAGTTTTACGGGATTAAATTTAAATCAGGCAATTGGTGCCAAACATATTGACGACTATTCTGCTGGAGCTTCTCTTTCTTGGGAGGCTGATATTTGGGGAAAGATCAGAAACCAAAAGAAAGGGGCTTACGCAGGATATCTTCAGTCTGAAGAAGTAAAAAAAGCATTGCAGACTAATATAGTTGCCAATGTTTCAAGAGGATATTACAACCTTTTGATGCTGGATGCTCAATTGGATATTGCCAGACAAAATCTTCGTTTAAATGATAGCACAACCAATATTATCAAATTAAAATACGATGCTGGCCAAGTAACCACTTTAGCGATTCAGCAGTCTGAAGCACAGAAACTAAACTCAGCGCAGTTAATTCCGTTATTGGAACAAAATATTGCGATTCAAGAAAATGCTTTGAGTGTTTTAACAGGTTCTTTTCCTAATTCAAAAGAAAGATCAATCCGTTTAAGCGCGATTGAGGTGAAACACAATACAGCAATCGGAGTCCCGTCTGCCTTAGTAAGCAAACGACCTGATGTAAAAAGTGCCGAACTGGCTCTTAAAGCTGCCAATGCAAATGTCGGTATCACGAAAGCGGATTTATACCCAGCTCTCAGAATTACGGCTCAAGGCGGCGTAAACTCTTTCGAAACCAGCAACTGGTTTAATATTCCTGCTTCTTTATTCGGAACTGTTGCAGGTGGCTTGACACAGCCGCTTTTGAACAACAAAAGACTTAAAACGCAGTATAATATTGCTGTTGCAGAAAGAGAGAAAGCAGTTTTAGCTTTTAGACAATCTGTTTTGGTTGCGGTAAGCGAAGTTTCAGATGCTTTGGTTAAAGTAGAGAAATTACAGCAGCAGGAAACTTTCTTGAAAGAAAAAGTAAAAACATTACAGCAAGCTATAAAAAATGCAAACCTTTTGTTCAAAAATGGTTTAGCAGAATATCTTGAAGTTTTAACAGCACAGGCAAATCTTTTGCAAAGCGAATTGGAACTAGCAGATCTAAAAAGACAGCAGCTTACAGCCAATACAGATTTATACCGCGCTCTTGGTGGAGGCTGGAAATAA
- a CDS encoding GNAT family N-acetyltransferase: MNHINLIKDNIDNLTTLWKTVATPLLSYHKNDPFEFSQIKNSGWPNRLWSREDITEENFSQILKTMEKNPGLVIPYWDIFGSNSKEIFEKNGFHIRIQLVAMALKLGEKFPLQNNLTFKRVLNEEDAKTWSDIYPLSFSYVISKETLVANYENAKFYLVHFEGKAIGTLTLFQTGNIMGIHGVGVIPEMRKRGFAEEIMKFAINEAIDADCDYAQLQASALGKGIYTRLGFEDLFTITNYQRA; the protein is encoded by the coding sequence ATGAACCATATAAACCTCATCAAAGACAATATAGACAATCTTACCACGCTTTGGAAAACCGTTGCCACTCCTCTCCTTTCCTATCATAAAAATGATCCTTTTGAATTTTCTCAAATCAAAAATTCAGGCTGGCCAAATCGTTTATGGTCTCGAGAAGATATTACTGAGGAAAACTTTTCGCAGATTCTAAAAACGATGGAAAAAAATCCAGGTTTGGTTATTCCGTATTGGGATATTTTTGGAAGCAATTCTAAAGAAATTTTCGAAAAAAATGGCTTTCATATCCGAATTCAGCTTGTAGCTATGGCTTTAAAACTAGGAGAAAAGTTTCCGTTGCAAAACAATCTTACTTTCAAAAGAGTTTTAAATGAAGAAGACGCCAAAACTTGGTCAGATATTTATCCGCTATCTTTTAGCTATGTAATCAGCAAAGAAACTTTGGTTGCCAATTACGAAAATGCAAAATTTTATTTAGTTCATTTTGAAGGAAAAGCCATTGGAACGCTTACGCTTTTTCAGACTGGAAACATCATGGGAATTCACGGTGTCGGCGTTATTCCAGAAATGCGTAAAAGAGGTTTTGCAGAAGAAATCATGAAATTTGCCATCAACGAAGCCATTGATGCTGATTGCGATTATGCACAATTGCAGGCATCGGCTCTAGGAAAAGGAATTTATACAAGATTAGGATTTGAGGATTTGTTTACGATTACGAATTACCAAAGAGCTTAA